A region from the Pontixanthobacter aestiaquae genome encodes:
- a CDS encoding PilZ domain-containing protein, with product MGVGAQLSVTDLRRATRHPVDHPVIAEHHDRGDLKLHICNLSAHGFMTDDGCDLNRGDRVIIRLPVVGRIEAYVIWTKDERSGFQFERIIRVDDFVEMIDALQPNPRLRRDR from the coding sequence ATGGGTGTCGGAGCACAATTATCAGTAACCGATTTACGCCGCGCCACGCGCCATCCGGTGGACCATCCAGTCATTGCCGAGCACCATGATCGCGGGGATCTCAAACTCCATATCTGCAATCTTTCTGCTCATGGTTTTATGACCGATGATGGGTGTGATCTGAACCGTGGTGATCGGGTTATTATCCGCCTTCCAGTTGTCGGCCGGATTGAGGCCTATGTAATCTGGACCAAGGACGAGCGTTCCGGCTTTCAGTTCGAGCGGATCATTCGCGTCGATGACTTTGTCGAAATGATCGATGCATTGCAGCCGAACCCGCGCCTTCGCCGCGACCGGTAA
- a CDS encoding TspO/MBR family protein, with product METTPLLVAIAWAVILGGAGGLLTEIGAWYRDLNKPSWQPPDWLFGPAWTIILGLAGWAFYLSWTAADTQSDRLLIGALYAVNFVCHLLWSPLFFKFKRPDWALFEVVFLWLSVLSLCVFLRQYSVAASWMIVPYLVWVSFASILNWQIVKLNGPFKQEA from the coding sequence ATGGAAACAACGCCGCTTCTCGTCGCAATCGCATGGGCCGTGATCCTGGGCGGTGCGGGCGGGCTGCTGACAGAGATCGGCGCATGGTATCGCGATCTGAATAAGCCGAGTTGGCAGCCGCCGGATTGGCTGTTTGGACCGGCTTGGACGATCATTCTCGGTCTGGCAGGCTGGGCTTTCTATCTGTCATGGACTGCAGCTGATACCCAGAGCGACCGACTGCTAATCGGCGCACTCTATGCGGTGAATTTCGTCTGCCATCTGTTATGGTCGCCGCTGTTTTTCAAATTCAAACGGCCCGATTGGGCTTTGTTTGAAGTTGTGTTCCTCTGGCTATCCGTATTGTCGCTCTGCGTTTTTCTGCGCCAATATTCGGTCGCGGCAAGCTGGATGATCGTGCCCTATCTGGTCTGGGTCAGTTTCGCGAGCATACTCAACTGGCAGATCGTAAAACTGAACGGCCCATTCAAACAAGAGGCCTAA
- a CDS encoding DOMON domain-containing protein, whose product MHSLILHPDCAEGPITAVSADIEATESGCRARFRFRGDMAKIKVPVHAPSERMDNLWKTTCFEIFWQPHGGNYYREFNLSPSSRWACYDFDDFRENSTDAPVHAISIASSHNDSELVLEASIASELPVPADIALNAIVEDKGGTIQFWALAFEDGKPEFHSTVCRAITLD is encoded by the coding sequence ATGCATTCGCTCATTCTCCATCCCGATTGCGCAGAGGGGCCGATCACAGCCGTCAGCGCTGATATTGAAGCAACCGAAAGCGGTTGCCGCGCGCGCTTCCGTTTCCGCGGCGATATGGCCAAGATTAAAGTTCCGGTTCATGCGCCAAGCGAGAGGATGGACAATCTCTGGAAAACAACTTGCTTCGAGATTTTCTGGCAGCCGCATGGCGGGAACTACTATCGCGAGTTCAACCTTTCGCCGTCGAGCAGGTGGGCATGCTATGATTTTGACGACTTCCGAGAAAACAGCACCGATGCGCCGGTGCATGCGATTTCGATTGCGAGCTCACACAATGATAGCGAGTTGGTGCTGGAGGCCAGCATCGCCTCGGAACTGCCGGTCCCGGCCGATATTGCTCTCAACGCAATCGTCGAAGATAAGGGTGGCACTATCCAGTTTTGGGCGCTGGCATTCGAAGATGGCAAGCCCGAGTTTCACAGCACCGTCTGCCGCGCAATTACGCTGGATTAG
- the cysK gene encoding cysteine synthase A produces MKADSVLATIGNTPHIRLSRLFPDHDVWIKSERSNPGGSIKDRIALAMVEAAEEAGDLKAGGTIIEPTSGNTGIGLAMVAAVKGYKLVLVMPESMSLERRRLMLAYGATFDLTDKAKGMKGAIERATELVDQTEGAWMPAQFDNPANVAVHVRTTSQEILKDFADKPVDVMITGVGTGGHLTGCAEELKRHWSGMKAYAVEPALSPVISGGQPGPHPIQGIGAGFIPGNLHTQAIDGAIPVDAEQAKEMARKCAVTEGLLVGISSGATLAAIANKLPDLDAGTTVLGFNYDTGERYLSVPEFLPEA; encoded by the coding sequence ATGAAAGCCGATTCCGTCCTCGCCACCATTGGCAACACGCCGCATATCCGCCTATCGCGCCTGTTCCCCGATCACGATGTGTGGATCAAATCGGAGCGCTCTAACCCGGGTGGGTCGATCAAGGACCGGATCGCGCTGGCCATGGTCGAAGCGGCTGAAGAAGCCGGTGACTTGAAAGCAGGCGGAACCATTATCGAACCGACCAGCGGCAACACCGGCATCGGTCTTGCGATGGTGGCCGCGGTCAAAGGTTACAAGCTGGTTCTGGTAATGCCGGAGTCGATGTCGCTCGAGCGTCGCCGCTTGATGTTGGCCTACGGCGCGACTTTCGATCTGACCGACAAAGCGAAAGGCATGAAAGGCGCAATCGAACGCGCGACCGAGTTGGTCGATCAAACCGAAGGCGCATGGATGCCCGCTCAGTTCGACAATCCGGCAAACGTCGCGGTGCATGTGCGGACGACCTCTCAGGAAATTCTCAAAGATTTCGCCGACAAACCAGTCGATGTGATGATTACCGGCGTCGGAACCGGCGGCCACCTGACCGGCTGTGCGGAGGAATTGAAGCGCCATTGGTCTGGTATGAAGGCCTATGCGGTCGAGCCAGCACTGTCTCCCGTCATTAGCGGCGGTCAGCCCGGCCCTCACCCGATCCAAGGCATTGGTGCAGGCTTCATTCCTGGCAATTTGCACACGCAGGCCATTGACGGCGCTATTCCGGTTGATGCGGAGCAAGCCAAAGAAATGGCGCGCAAATGCGCGGTAACCGAAGGTTTGCTCGTTGGTATTTCGAGCGGCGCGACCTTGGCCGCAATCGCCAACAAACTGCCCGATCTTGATGCTGGTACCACTGTGCTCGGCTTCAATTATGACACCGGTGAGCGCTATCTCTCGGTGCCGGAGTTCCTGCCCGAAGCCTGA
- a CDS encoding MFS transporter codes for MAEQTSPFRIANFRAYWVSRLSMTLAQYAMLLIIGWQTYNIARDDGMAVPEAAGQLALIGLLQFIPLFLLTPFVGLAADRLNRRNVARVMVLLQLACAGTLAYLTWYDQISIFSLFCVAVVLGIARAFAGPALSALAPNLVPKAILPNAIALSSIAWQVGMIVGPAIGGYFYAVLPALPYIVASGLFGVSIIALSFIGDVPRTPIAGAQRPIGQIVDGLRYVVRNKMVLGAITLDLFAVFLAGATALFPVYARDILMVGEEGLAQLAMAPAVGAAITAAFFSFRPLKTNVGPKMLIAVAVFGFATIAFGFSTWMPLSLAMLFIVGAADMFSVYIRQSLIQLHTPDDKRGRVSSVSLLTISASNEFGDFFSGTLAYLIGPVLAVVSGGAGAIITVAIWSRLFPVLRTTRTFDPPEELLDTETETKTPSSKPSGDTT; via the coding sequence GTGGCCGAGCAAACGTCTCCTTTCAGAATAGCCAATTTCCGCGCCTATTGGGTATCACGTCTATCGATGACGCTTGCGCAATATGCGATGTTGCTGATCATTGGCTGGCAAACCTATAACATTGCCCGCGATGACGGGATGGCGGTTCCCGAAGCCGCTGGGCAATTGGCCCTTATCGGGCTACTCCAATTCATTCCGCTGTTCCTGCTGACGCCCTTTGTGGGACTGGCAGCGGACCGGCTGAACCGGCGCAACGTTGCCCGCGTAATGGTGTTGCTGCAGCTCGCTTGTGCTGGCACACTCGCTTACCTCACCTGGTACGACCAGATCAGCATTTTCAGCCTGTTCTGCGTCGCTGTTGTGCTTGGGATCGCGAGAGCCTTTGCAGGGCCGGCGCTATCCGCCCTCGCCCCGAATCTTGTGCCCAAGGCAATCCTGCCCAACGCCATCGCTCTGTCGTCTATCGCGTGGCAAGTCGGTATGATCGTGGGACCAGCCATCGGCGGGTACTTCTATGCCGTTCTCCCCGCCTTGCCTTACATTGTGGCGAGCGGACTGTTCGGCGTTTCTATCATAGCTCTGAGCTTTATCGGCGATGTCCCGCGTACGCCGATCGCAGGCGCGCAAAGGCCGATAGGCCAGATTGTCGATGGCCTGCGCTATGTCGTCCGCAACAAGATGGTTCTTGGCGCGATCACTCTCGATCTGTTTGCTGTGTTCCTGGCCGGCGCAACCGCTTTGTTCCCCGTCTATGCGCGCGACATTCTGATGGTCGGAGAAGAGGGCCTCGCGCAGCTCGCCATGGCACCAGCAGTTGGCGCAGCGATCACTGCCGCATTCTTCTCCTTCCGGCCGCTCAAAACCAATGTCGGGCCCAAGATGCTGATCGCGGTCGCGGTATTCGGATTCGCCACGATTGCGTTCGGTTTCTCGACTTGGATGCCGCTCTCTCTGGCGATGCTGTTCATCGTCGGAGCGGCCGACATGTTTTCCGTCTATATCCGGCAGTCGCTGATCCAGTTGCATACGCCTGACGACAAGCGCGGGCGGGTGTCCTCGGTGTCGCTGCTGACCATTTCCGCATCGAACGAGTTTGGCGATTTCTTCTCGGGCACCCTGGCCTATCTGATCGGTCCGGTACTTGCTGTGGTATCGGGCGGCGCTGGCGCGATCATCACAGTAGCCATCTGGAGCCGCCTGTTTCCCGTTCTTCGCACTACGCGGACCTTTGATCCGCCTGAAGAGTTACTAGATACAGAGACAGAAACAAAAACACCCTCATCGAAACCATCGGGAGACACCACATGA
- a CDS encoding LytTR family DNA-binding domain-containing protein, producing MKMGAGLKPSKRISERMFDATALGLFFVAYLCVFAIVRREVSLGHLIFSAMLNVLSLAMLVAVVRPIIRRWLIGATIVQQVVRHVGLAALFSFLWHWILLVLVGMRDGGSLTEFTVSAFFPNPALAWQLLQGVTIYALVASLTFLRAQPDVEAILNTGGAPWPEVSTDAETSLKRYFIRRGEDIQPIDIADIISIIGADDYAEVNTTEGSHLVRNTLAKFETSLDPDQFLRVHRSRIVNIHKIDRAESVGDGRMILHMEGGIPIKTSRAGAKLLRNRVL from the coding sequence ATGAAGATGGGCGCGGGCCTCAAACCAAGCAAACGGATCAGCGAACGCATGTTCGATGCGACCGCGCTTGGACTCTTTTTTGTCGCGTATCTGTGCGTCTTTGCGATTGTGCGGCGCGAAGTGAGCCTTGGCCACCTGATCTTTTCCGCAATGCTCAATGTTCTGTCGCTGGCGATGCTGGTCGCTGTAGTCCGGCCAATCATCCGTCGTTGGCTGATCGGTGCGACTATTGTCCAACAAGTGGTGAGGCACGTGGGTTTGGCCGCGCTTTTCAGCTTTCTATGGCACTGGATTCTGCTGGTTTTGGTCGGTATGCGCGATGGTGGATCGTTAACAGAATTCACGGTTAGTGCCTTCTTCCCCAATCCGGCGCTCGCTTGGCAGTTGCTGCAAGGGGTAACGATATACGCGCTGGTGGCGTCGCTTACCTTTCTGCGTGCGCAGCCCGACGTGGAGGCAATTCTGAACACTGGCGGTGCCCCTTGGCCAGAAGTATCAACCGATGCCGAAACATCGCTCAAACGCTATTTCATTCGGCGCGGCGAAGACATCCAACCGATTGATATTGCTGACATCATTAGCATTATCGGCGCAGACGATTACGCCGAAGTCAACACTACCGAAGGTTCCCATCTCGTTCGCAACACTCTGGCCAAGTTCGAGACCTCGCTTGATCCCGACCAATTTCTGCGTGTGCACCGCTCGCGAATCGTCAACATCCACAAGATCGACCGGGCCGAGTCTGTCGGCGATGGTCGGATGATCCTTCATATGGAGGGCGGCATTCCGATCAAAACCAGCAGAGCGGGCGCCAAGCTATTGCGCAACCGAGTCCTCTGA
- a CDS encoding exo-beta-N-acetylmuramidase NamZ family protein translates to MKFGLEKLLSDPQLLKQLDGLRVSLVAHPASVTEDMTHSLDALIAAGVNITSAFGPQHGLKGDKQDNMVETEDEMDPVHNIPVFSLYGEVRRPTGQMMSTADIFLFDLQDLGCRIYTFVTTLLYLLEEAAKHGKEVWVLDRPNPAGRPVEGTLLIPGNESFVGAAPMPMRHGLTMGEMGHWFIEHFNLDVEYRVVEMEGWEPDGPGHGWPLDRIWVNPSPNAASVNMARAYAGTVMIEGATLSEGRGTTRPLEVLFGAPDIDAAAVHTEMRRVAPQWLEGCILRECWFEPTFHKNAGKLCSALMIHAEGPHYDHAKFKPWRLQALAFKAIRNLYPDYDLWRGKDFKYEYTNDVLAIDVINGGPGLREWVDTPDNTPDELDMGTVVDESLWQEATRDHVLY, encoded by the coding sequence ATGAAATTTGGCCTCGAAAAACTCCTCTCGGACCCGCAACTCCTGAAGCAATTAGACGGTCTGCGTGTGTCGCTCGTCGCGCATCCGGCCAGTGTGACCGAGGATATGACCCATTCGCTCGATGCGCTGATTGCGGCGGGGGTAAACATTACCTCGGCTTTTGGTCCGCAGCACGGGCTAAAAGGCGACAAGCAGGACAATATGGTCGAGACCGAGGACGAGATGGACCCGGTCCACAACATCCCGGTGTTCAGCCTCTATGGTGAGGTTCGCCGTCCAACCGGCCAGATGATGTCCACGGCCGATATTTTCCTGTTCGACCTGCAGGATCTTGGTTGCCGGATTTATACCTTTGTGACGACGCTGCTCTATTTGCTGGAAGAGGCGGCGAAGCACGGCAAGGAAGTCTGGGTATTGGATCGCCCAAATCCTGCCGGGCGTCCGGTTGAGGGCACTTTGCTGATCCCCGGCAATGAGAGCTTTGTTGGCGCAGCACCCATGCCGATGCGGCATGGCCTGACCATGGGCGAAATGGGCCATTGGTTTATCGAACACTTCAACCTCGATGTGGAATATCGCGTGGTCGAGATGGAAGGGTGGGAGCCTGATGGTCCAGGCCATGGCTGGCCGCTCGACCGGATATGGGTCAATCCAAGCCCCAATGCCGCAAGCGTAAACATGGCGCGCGCCTATGCCGGAACAGTGATGATCGAAGGCGCGACATTGAGCGAGGGCAGGGGGACTACCCGCCCCTTGGAAGTGCTGTTTGGCGCGCCCGATATTGATGCCGCCGCCGTCCACACCGAAATGCGCCGCGTCGCCCCGCAATGGCTGGAAGGCTGCATTCTACGCGAATGCTGGTTCGAACCCACATTCCACAAAAATGCCGGCAAGCTGTGCAGCGCGCTGATGATCCACGCCGAGGGTCCGCATTATGATCACGCGAAGTTCAAACCGTGGCGGCTGCAAGCGCTGGCGTTTAAAGCCATCCGCAATCTCTATCCCGATTACGATCTGTGGCGCGGTAAGGACTTCAAATATGAATACACCAATGATGTGCTGGCGATTGATGTGATCAATGGTGGGCCGGGATTGCGGGAATGGGTGGATACCCCCGATAACACGCCCGATGAACTCGATATGGGCACAGTTGTCGATGAATCTCTGTGGCAAGAAGCAACCCGCGACCACGTCCTTTATTGA
- the tyrS gene encoding tyrosine--tRNA ligase, translated as MSEFQSDLLRLLQERGHMHQITDAGALDALAMKEVVTGYVGFDPTAPSLHIGNLASIMLLKRLQQAGHRPIVIMGGGTAKVGDPSGKDETRQMLTEEKLASNIEGIKGSFEKILRFDDSENGALLINNDDWLSKLGYVELLRDVGPHFTINRMLTFDSVKTRLDREQPLTFIEFNYMIMQAYDYLVLNREYGCRLQLGGSDQWGNIVNGIELCRRIDGKEVYGYTAPLITRADGAKMGKSVDGAIWLNEDQLPAYDFWQYWRNTDDRDVGKFLRIFTDVPLVEIARLEALEGSEINDAKVVLANEVTKMVRGGDAAVSAAATAQETFAGGGAGNDLPTLSVGAAGMRIGAVLTELGFTASNGEAKRKIAEGAVKLDDQPITEPGFLVEAPEGKDLKLSLGKKKHAIVTR; from the coding sequence ATGAGCGAATTCCAATCCGACCTACTCCGCCTGCTCCAAGAGCGCGGCCATATGCACCAGATTACCGATGCCGGGGCGCTCGATGCGCTGGCAATGAAAGAGGTCGTGACGGGCTATGTTGGTTTCGATCCGACTGCGCCTTCACTGCATATCGGCAACCTTGCTTCGATCATGCTGCTCAAGCGGCTGCAACAGGCAGGCCATCGCCCGATCGTAATTATGGGCGGCGGTACGGCCAAGGTCGGTGATCCATCCGGCAAAGACGAAACCCGCCAGATGCTCACCGAGGAAAAGCTCGCCAGCAATATCGAAGGCATCAAGGGCAGTTTTGAGAAGATCCTGCGTTTCGATGATAGCGAAAACGGCGCGCTGTTGATCAACAACGATGATTGGCTAAGCAAGCTGGGTTATGTCGAGCTGCTGCGCGATGTCGGGCCGCACTTCACCATCAACCGGATGCTGACTTTCGATTCGGTGAAAACACGGCTCGACCGCGAACAGCCGCTGACCTTTATCGAATTCAACTATATGATCATGCAAGCCTATGATTATCTGGTGCTGAACCGCGAATATGGCTGCCGCTTGCAATTGGGCGGAAGCGATCAGTGGGGCAATATCGTCAACGGGATCGAGCTGTGCCGCCGGATCGACGGCAAGGAAGTGTATGGCTACACCGCGCCTTTGATTACACGCGCGGATGGTGCGAAGATGGGCAAGTCGGTCGATGGCGCGATATGGCTCAATGAAGATCAACTGCCCGCTTACGACTTCTGGCAATATTGGCGGAACACCGATGACCGCGATGTTGGCAAATTCCTGCGTATCTTTACCGATGTCCCGCTTGTTGAAATTGCGCGGCTGGAGGCGCTTGAGGGCAGCGAGATCAATGACGCAAAGGTCGTCCTCGCAAATGAAGTGACCAAAATGGTTCGCGGCGGAGATGCAGCGGTCTCTGCCGCTGCTACCGCACAGGAGACCTTCGCTGGCGGTGGCGCTGGCAATGATCTTCCGACGCTTTCAGTGGGTGCGGCAGGAATGCGCATCGGTGCCGTCCTGACCGAACTCGGCTTCACAGCGTCGAATGGTGAGGCAAAACGTAAAATTGCTGAGGGCGCCGTTAAGTTAGACGATCAACCAATCACCGAGCCTGGTTTTCTGGTGGAAGCCCCTGAAGGCAAAGACTTAAAACTGAGTCTAGGCAAAAAGAAGCACGCAATTGTAACGCGCTAA
- a CDS encoding vWA domain-containing protein: MFFDFIDELRAAGIQASFKEHLTLLEALDRDVIEQTPEAFYYLSRATFVKDEGLLDRFDQVFNKVFKGILTDYGQDAVDIPEDWLKAVAEKFLTPEEMAEIEKLGDWDKIMETLKERLAEQEKKHEGGNKWIGTGGTSPFGNSGFNPEGVRIGGESKHKKAIKVWEKREFANLDNTKELGTRNIKMALRRLRRFAREGSADELDLDATIDGTAKQGWLDIHMRPERHNAVKLLLFLDVGGSMDPFIKLCEELFSAANSEFKNLEFFYFHNCLYEGVWKDNKRRWQERTNTWDILHKYGHDYKVIFVGDAAMSPYEITHQGGSVEHMNEEAGAVWMQRVANTYPATVWLNPVPEKQWNYSQSTKMLKQLVNDRMYPLTLDGLDDAMRELSRKAGA; the protein is encoded by the coding sequence ATGTTTTTCGACTTTATAGACGAGCTCCGCGCGGCGGGTATCCAGGCCTCTTTCAAGGAGCATCTGACGCTGCTGGAGGCGCTGGACCGCGATGTCATCGAGCAAACGCCCGAGGCGTTCTATTATCTCAGCCGCGCGACTTTTGTGAAAGATGAAGGCCTGCTCGACCGTTTCGATCAGGTGTTCAACAAGGTCTTCAAAGGTATCCTCACCGATTACGGGCAGGATGCTGTCGATATTCCAGAAGATTGGCTCAAAGCCGTCGCCGAGAAATTTTTGACGCCTGAAGAAATGGCGGAGATCGAAAAACTCGGCGATTGGGACAAGATTATGGAGACGCTGAAAGAGCGTCTGGCCGAGCAGGAGAAGAAACACGAAGGCGGCAATAAGTGGATTGGCACCGGCGGGACCAGCCCGTTTGGCAATTCGGGCTTTAACCCCGAAGGCGTGCGCATCGGCGGCGAGAGCAAGCACAAGAAAGCGATCAAGGTGTGGGAGAAGCGTGAATTCGCCAATCTCGACAACACCAAGGAACTCGGCACCCGCAACATCAAGATGGCGCTGCGCCGCCTGCGCCGGTTCGCGCGTGAGGGGTCGGCCGATGAACTCGATCTGGATGCGACAATAGACGGCACCGCCAAGCAGGGCTGGCTCGACATCCATATGCGGCCCGAGCGGCATAATGCGGTCAAACTGCTGCTGTTCCTCGATGTCGGCGGGTCGATGGATCCCTTCATCAAGCTGTGCGAAGAATTGTTCAGCGCGGCGAATAGTGAATTCAAAAATCTGGAGTTTTTCTACTTCCATAACTGCCTGTATGAAGGCGTATGGAAAGACAACAAGCGGCGCTGGCAGGAGCGGACCAATACCTGGGATATCCTCCACAAATACGGGCATGATTACAAAGTGATCTTCGTCGGTGATGCGGCCATGAGCCCTTATGAGATCACCCATCAGGGCGGCAGCGTCGAACATATGAACGAGGAAGCCGGCGCAGTGTGGATGCAGCGCGTGGCGAATACCTATCCGGCAACCGTGTGGCTAAACCCCGTGCCCGAGAAGCAGTGGAACTATTCGCAAAGCACCAAGATGCTCAAGCAATTGGTCAATGACCGGATGTATCCGCTGACGCTGGATGGGCTCGATGACGCGATGCGGGAGTTGAGTAGGAAGGCGGGGGCTTGA
- a CDS encoding acyl-CoA thioesterase/BAAT N-terminal domain-containing protein, whose amino-acid sequence MKSLVFIPILSALTLMADISPAAAQRIDLAYGSVVTAGDPISVEVFDLPPDTEVELRAERVLKHYYQRGLPVRRYQSSAVFRSNQEGRIDIAKNAALSGSYEGVDALGLFRSMQQVGDETVEADNRVTITALIDGEAVTSASFEMRFAAPSFRVEEIPSLPGSYFAAPATSGKHPVIIVVDGVDDNRQNRELLMPQLVAKGYAVVHFATYEIIYGPREPTVAGMPTSYVNIPIDRLQEVRNWLVQRDDVDSDRMGLYGYSRNGAYVLLAATKFDWVKAVAGISPSDVVWEGWGDGVELGTTSSYSWQGEALPYVPYSKNWYREVAKFGRGGRGRLRAPMDEGRWANPDRVIAARIPIENFTGAVLVVGGEQDDLWSAGHMVQNVSERRAEAGLKTSLLVLPEAAHGISGTGYNPTRLFDTGDKRRIEAQAQARTWAATLSFFEEALKPDPSLRDGESE is encoded by the coding sequence ATGAAAAGTCTCGTCTTCATCCCAATCCTAAGTGCTTTGACACTTATGGCAGACATTAGCCCCGCTGCTGCTCAGCGGATTGATCTAGCTTATGGATCGGTGGTCACTGCTGGCGATCCCATTTCGGTTGAAGTATTTGATCTGCCGCCAGACACCGAGGTTGAGCTGCGCGCTGAGCGTGTGCTTAAACACTATTACCAGCGCGGCTTGCCGGTGCGGCGCTATCAATCCTCCGCAGTTTTTCGCAGCAATCAAGAAGGCCGTATCGATATAGCGAAGAACGCTGCGCTGTCAGGTTCCTATGAAGGTGTAGATGCACTGGGCCTGTTCCGCTCTATGCAGCAAGTGGGCGACGAGACTGTCGAAGCCGATAACCGGGTCACAATCACCGCACTGATCGATGGGGAGGCAGTGACTTCAGCTTCGTTCGAGATGCGCTTCGCTGCGCCATCATTCCGCGTGGAAGAAATTCCGTCCTTGCCCGGTTCCTATTTCGCTGCGCCGGCAACTTCCGGCAAGCACCCAGTCATCATCGTTGTCGACGGTGTTGATGACAATCGCCAGAATCGCGAATTGCTGATGCCGCAACTGGTCGCCAAAGGCTATGCGGTGGTCCACTTCGCAACTTATGAAATCATCTATGGTCCGCGCGAGCCGACTGTTGCGGGCATGCCGACAAGCTACGTCAATATTCCGATTGATCGGCTTCAGGAGGTGCGCAATTGGCTGGTTCAGCGCGACGATGTCGATTCGGACCGGATGGGACTCTACGGCTATTCACGCAATGGCGCGTATGTGCTGCTCGCCGCAACAAAGTTTGACTGGGTCAAAGCGGTCGCCGGCATTTCGCCGTCCGATGTGGTCTGGGAAGGCTGGGGCGACGGCGTCGAGCTGGGCACAACCTCATCCTATTCATGGCAGGGCGAGGCGCTGCCTTACGTCCCTTACAGTAAGAATTGGTACCGTGAGGTAGCAAAATTTGGACGCGGCGGACGGGGCCGCTTGCGCGCGCCGATGGATGAAGGACGCTGGGCCAATCCTGACCGTGTGATTGCAGCGCGTATTCCGATCGAGAACTTCACTGGCGCGGTGTTGGTCGTAGGTGGCGAACAGGACGATTTGTGGTCCGCTGGCCATATGGTGCAGAATGTCTCGGAGCGCCGCGCTGAGGCGGGCCTGAAAACATCTTTGCTAGTGCTCCCCGAAGCCGCACACGGCATTAGCGGCACGGGCTATAATCCCACCCGCTTGTTCGATACGGGCGACAAGCGCCGTATTGAAGCGCAAGCCCAAGCGCGAACATGGGCCGCAACTCTGAGTTTCTTCGAGGAAGCGCTCAAGCCTGACCCGAGCTTGCGAGATGGAGAAAGCGAATAG